In Bacteroidota bacterium, a single window of DNA contains:
- a CDS encoding peptidylprolyl isomerase — MKKLHIFVEFFILLLGSYRMIGAQTIDSITELQNARNVADGKLYAYLHSSNPIERSRAALALANIQDSSSIPVLLPMLDDSIPMVRRSVAFALGQTGRQEAAKYLIRRIPLDADAMSAQEEIDALAKCGNGEDLKTLIAIAPRLPGRIQRSVALSIARFAIRRIKDSLATEYAASLIGNSESRPMAVYALMRIADSTSVARHLARFIPLMDDSSAETRMWTGSLLSLASDSLARAAVVSHAVDDPDWRVRVNCVRALKSQGERASRLLLSLVSDNNEHVALTAFSLLSSLPEKYLPNNLADDLRTIVTDSTKFTWRERGEAALLFAAVLKERSVSLLCNYLKTEPLFRAKIISALGETRSAKAIPALQNELRQSDSRVVSAAVQSYENVIVNKDSAVQAEFTEKILPLLARRDLSVSFSVASAFEDTAVRREIRTQGLTKFVTVYQRLSTPEDVEVMVEFMNVFAGLKAEAAIPLLQRSLQDNDKVVRDAAARALHEITGTDYAPSAAISPESKKFYKEEDLGLLERYRSASILTSKGLITIDFRPDEAPYTVLNFIVLAKKHFFDGLIFHRVVPNFVIQGGDPQGTGFGGPGYAIRTEVHPDALYSEGAVGMASAGKDTEGSQFFITHCPTPHLDGRYSIFAYTKDLDVVGKIQVGDTILSVTLSE; from the coding sequence ATGAAAAAGCTTCATATATTTGTTGAATTCTTTATCCTGCTGCTCGGTTCCTATCGCATGATCGGGGCGCAGACTATCGATAGCATTACGGAACTCCAGAATGCACGCAACGTCGCTGATGGAAAGCTGTATGCTTATCTTCATTCGTCGAACCCCATTGAACGATCCCGTGCCGCCCTGGCATTGGCCAATATTCAAGACTCGTCCTCGATCCCAGTACTCCTCCCAATGTTGGACGATTCAATCCCGATGGTTCGCCGCAGCGTAGCATTCGCACTCGGTCAGACTGGCCGTCAGGAAGCCGCCAAATACTTGATCAGAAGAATTCCGCTCGACGCTGACGCTATGTCTGCGCAGGAGGAGATCGACGCACTTGCCAAATGCGGAAACGGTGAAGACCTCAAAACGTTGATTGCTATTGCCCCGAGGCTTCCAGGACGCATCCAGCGCTCTGTTGCCCTTTCTATCGCAAGATTTGCGATCAGAAGGATCAAGGATTCGCTCGCAACCGAGTATGCCGCAAGTTTGATCGGCAATTCTGAATCCCGTCCAATGGCCGTTTATGCCCTGATGCGTATTGCCGATTCTACCTCAGTGGCACGCCACCTCGCCCGCTTTATCCCATTAATGGATGATTCCTCAGCCGAAACAAGAATGTGGACCGGTTCATTGCTAAGTCTGGCGAGCGATTCCCTAGCAAGAGCGGCCGTTGTTAGCCATGCGGTCGATGATCCGGATTGGCGGGTTCGCGTCAATTGCGTTAGAGCTTTGAAAAGCCAAGGTGAAAGGGCTTCACGATTGTTGCTGTCATTGGTATCCGACAACAACGAACATGTTGCGCTTACCGCATTTTCGCTTTTGAGCTCCCTTCCTGAAAAATATCTGCCCAACAACCTAGCAGACGATCTTCGCACGATAGTAACTGATTCCACCAAATTTACCTGGAGGGAAAGGGGGGAAGCAGCTCTCCTTTTTGCGGCTGTTTTAAAAGAAAGGTCCGTTTCATTGCTGTGCAATTATCTCAAGACAGAGCCCTTGTTCCGCGCGAAGATAATTTCAGCGTTGGGTGAAACAAGATCGGCGAAAGCAATTCCTGCATTGCAGAATGAACTGCGGCAAAGCGACTCCCGCGTCGTAAGCGCTGCTGTTCAATCATACGAGAATGTAATTGTTAACAAGGACTCGGCGGTTCAGGCGGAATTCACGGAGAAAATTCTCCCGCTTTTGGCCAGGCGGGATCTTTCGGTTTCTTTTTCAGTGGCTTCGGCGTTTGAAGATACTGCCGTTCGAAGGGAGATAAGGACACAGGGTCTGACCAAATTTGTAACGGTGTATCAGCGTTTATCAACTCCGGAAGACGTTGAAGTGATGGTGGAGTTTATGAATGTTTTTGCCGGATTGAAAGCTGAGGCAGCCATTCCGCTCCTCCAAAGATCCTTGCAGGATAACGATAAAGTCGTTCGCGATGCTGCGGCACGGGCGCTGCACGAGATCACTGGAACAGACTATGCCCCCTCTGCAGCGATTTCTCCGGAGTCAAAAAAATTCTATAAAGAGGAAGATCTCGGTCTGTTGGAACGTTATCGCTCTGCCTCGATCCTTACGTCAAAAGGGCTTATCACTATCGACTTCCGCCCCGATGAGGCTCCTTACACAGTGCTGAATTTCATCGTATTGGCAAAAAAGCATTTCTTTGACGGATTGATCTTCCATCGCGTGGTCCCGAATTTTGTTATTCAGGGGGGAGATCCGCAGGGGACCGGTTTTGGCGGCCCGGGCTATGCGATCAGGACTGAAGTGCATCCCGATGCCCTCTATTCAGAGGGAGCTGTAGGCATGGCAAGCGCAGGAAAAGACACGGAAGGGTCGCAATTCTTCATCACGCATTGTCCGACACCGCATCTCGACGGCCGGTACTCGATCTTTGCCTATACAAAGGACCTTGATGTGGTCGGCAAAATACAGGTCGGCGACACAATACTCTCTGTGACTCTCTCGGAGTAG
- the ccsA gene encoding cytochrome c biogenesis protein CcsA: MKTLIDVFTVALPLLYFSTVWAYAKAFFKDSAAAKRTKTPLLLATLAVHLSYLLLRSAFFNHPPITTIFEIMSIIAFSIGAAYAVIEFQTKVKNTGYFILILAFIFQTISSFFIENLSEVKPVLRSSLLGIHVSSALLGYAAIAISAVYGFLYLMLYHHIKSSRFGVIYTKLPNLETLEKMSILSIIFGFSFLTVAIAVGLIWLPRAFDHFSYFDPKLIGTVFIWAMYGAGLGAKKTIGWQGRKIMILSIIAFAVSFFSLTIINVYFSAFHKFY; the protein is encoded by the coding sequence ATGAAGACACTCATTGATGTTTTTACTGTGGCGCTCCCGCTTCTTTATTTCAGCACCGTCTGGGCGTACGCCAAGGCATTCTTCAAAGATTCTGCAGCCGCAAAACGAACAAAGACCCCTCTTCTTCTCGCAACACTTGCAGTCCATCTCTCCTATCTGCTGTTGCGCTCGGCATTCTTCAACCATCCGCCGATCACGACAATATTCGAGATCATGTCGATCATTGCGTTCTCGATCGGCGCGGCATACGCCGTCATCGAATTCCAGACGAAAGTCAAGAACACCGGATACTTCATTCTCATCCTTGCGTTCATCTTCCAGACGATTTCATCTTTCTTTATCGAAAACCTCTCGGAAGTAAAGCCCGTCCTGCGAAGCAGCCTGCTGGGCATCCATGTCTCCAGCGCGTTGCTCGGCTATGCTGCGATCGCGATTTCTGCCGTTTATGGATTTCTGTATTTAATGCTCTATCACCATATCAAGTCGAGCCGCTTCGGGGTGATCTATACCAAACTCCCGAACCTGGAAACGCTCGAAAAGATGTCGATCCTTTCGATCATATTCGGCTTCTCGTTTCTGACCGTTGCGATCGCCGTGGGACTCATATGGCTGCCGCGCGCCTTTGATCATTTCTCATATTTCGACCCGAAGTTGATCGGCACGGTGTTCATCTGGGCGATGTACGGCGCCGGGCTGGGGGCAAAAAAAACGATCGGCTGGCAAGGAAGAAAAATCATGATCCTGTCGATCATCGCGTTTGCAGTTTCTTTTTTCTCGCTGACGATCATCAACGTCTATTTCAGCGCGTTCCATAAATTTTATTGA
- the mnmA gene encoding tRNA 2-thiouridine(34) synthase MnmA yields the protein MVHVWESTNLFVHCIAMSQNKNTTVVVGMSGGVDSSAAAALLVEQGYNVIGITIKTFNYDDVGGNDENDKSCCSLDGINDARMVAAKLGFPHYVLDFSEAFGAAVIDNFVEEYLHGRTPNPCVICNRKIKWEEMIRKSLKLGADFIATGHYARVRKDEQTQRYVVSRGRDEQKDQSYALWGLTQDSLRRTIFPLSELTKPESRAVAERFGLKTAAKGESYEICFVTDNNYERFLKHKLPQLEESVAGGDVVLDGKVVGKHRGFPFYTIGQRKGVGVAFPDPVYVTAINYKDNVITVGHDKDLLHTALTAKKLNLIKYAHLRAGKRLTVKIRYKDTDEAALVTQIDGEGDGEGVVRVDFDSPKRAMTPGQSVVFYEGNDLVGGAIIESVG from the coding sequence CTGGTTCATGTTTGGGAGTCAACGAATCTTTTTGTACATTGTATTGCCATGTCCCAGAACAAGAACACAACTGTCGTCGTTGGAATGAGCGGCGGCGTCGATTCGTCTGCTGCCGCAGCTCTGCTGGTCGAGCAGGGGTACAATGTTATTGGCATTACCATCAAGACCTTTAACTACGACGATGTCGGCGGAAATGACGAAAACGACAAAAGCTGCTGCTCGCTTGACGGAATAAACGATGCCCGGATGGTCGCCGCGAAGCTCGGATTTCCCCACTATGTCCTCGATTTTTCTGAGGCGTTTGGCGCAGCGGTGATCGATAATTTTGTCGAAGAATACCTGCATGGGCGCACGCCGAACCCGTGCGTTATTTGCAACAGGAAGATCAAATGGGAAGAGATGATCCGGAAGAGTCTCAAGCTTGGCGCCGATTTCATCGCGACCGGGCACTACGCGCGCGTCCGAAAAGACGAGCAGACTCAGCGATATGTCGTTTCCCGCGGAAGAGATGAGCAAAAGGATCAGTCATACGCTTTGTGGGGATTGACGCAGGATTCGTTGAGGCGAACGATTTTTCCTCTGTCCGAGCTGACGAAACCGGAGTCGCGGGCCGTTGCCGAACGCTTCGGCCTCAAGACGGCGGCGAAAGGGGAAAGCTATGAGATCTGTTTTGTTACCGACAATAACTACGAACGCTTCCTTAAACATAAGCTTCCTCAGCTGGAAGAATCGGTCGCCGGCGGCGATGTCGTCTTGGACGGCAAGGTTGTCGGAAAGCATCGGGGCTTTCCTTTCTACACGATCGGACAGCGGAAGGGGGTGGGCGTTGCGTTTCCCGATCCGGTTTATGTCACCGCGATCAATTACAAAGACAATGTCATCACCGTCGGGCATGACAAAGATCTACTGCACACTGCTCTGACCGCAAAGAAACTGAACCTGATCAAGTACGCCCATCTCCGTGCCGGAAAGCGGCTGACGGTGAAGATCCGCTATAAAGATACAGACGAGGCGGCGCTCGTGACCCAGATTGACGGGGAAGGAGACGGTGAGGGGGTTGTTCGGGTTGACTTTGACTCGCCGAAGCGGGCAATGACCCCGGGGCAATCGGTTGTTTTCTATGAGGGGAATGATCTTGTCGGCGGTGCGAT
- a CDS encoding DUF4835 family protein, which translates to MRPPLIVMTVIIAVVCFAETALGQIEAQVTVNLDQIQGSTRDILSNFGPDVQRYINSNRWSSEDIGNEKIQISLSISLTATATANVYDAQVFLGSSRPVYKSEKKSAMLRLFDDSWEFTYVKNQPLVHDETRFDPLTSFINFYMYLVLGYDFDSYSPPLSGTQYFQRAITICGQAPSGTKGWDRSTTTYSKYSFIEELLNSKYEPLREGMFTYNYRGIDYLIVKPDAAYKNIITFIQNVADFKRSVDPNSLILKAFFDAKYQELAETFRNYQDKSILQLLSSTDPSHQSTYMGLK; encoded by the coding sequence ATGCGTCCCCCCCTGATTGTCATGACAGTGATTATTGCGGTAGTATGTTTTGCAGAGACTGCGCTTGGGCAGATTGAAGCTCAGGTGACGGTGAATCTGGATCAGATCCAGGGATCAACCAGAGACATCCTTTCAAATTTCGGCCCCGACGTCCAGCGTTATATCAATTCAAACCGATGGTCTTCCGAAGACATCGGCAACGAAAAAATTCAGATTTCCCTTTCTATCTCGCTCACGGCGACAGCGACCGCAAACGTGTACGATGCTCAGGTATTCCTTGGAAGCTCGCGTCCGGTATACAAATCGGAGAAGAAATCAGCCATGTTGAGGCTGTTCGACGATTCATGGGAATTCACCTATGTCAAAAACCAGCCGTTGGTGCATGACGAAACCCGATTCGACCCTCTCACGAGTTTCATCAATTTCTACATGTATCTGGTCCTTGGCTACGATTTCGATTCGTACAGCCCGCCGCTCTCCGGAACGCAGTACTTTCAGCGCGCGATCACCATTTGCGGCCAAGCCCCGAGCGGCACGAAAGGCTGGGACCGTTCAACGACCACCTACAGCAAGTACTCCTTCATCGAAGAGTTGCTGAACTCAAAATACGAACCGCTCCGCGAAGGGATGTTCACGTACAATTATAGAGGGATCGATTACCTGATCGTGAAGCCCGATGCGGCATACAAAAATATCATCACGTTCATTCAAAACGTCGCTGATTTCAAACGGTCGGTCGACCCCAATTCCCTGATCCTGAAGGCGTTCTTCGATGCGAAGTACCAGGAACTTGCAGAAACTTTCAGAAATTATCAAGACAAAAGTATCTTACAGCTGCTTTCTTCGACCGACCCCAGCCATCAGAGCACGTACATGGGACTTAAGTAA
- a CDS encoding TatD family hydrolase: protein MYIDSHAHLFYPDFKEDIEDVIRRAEDAGVAFFVVPATNVETSKEAIALSERHENIYVCVGIHPLDMNGADDNSLQEIEKLSEHRKVVAIGEIGLDYYYDTTPREKQQRMFKAQIEIAIRRNLPIVVHTRDSMDDAVSMAAEMIQGNEYWRSQQATPNSRFPAPKGVFHCFSGDASTARKLLRMGFLVSYPGIVTFKNSSAAETLKAIGYDHIMLETDSPYLTPAPHRGKRNEPMYVPLIGKKVAEVCSATEADVARTTTYNAKRLFNIGSLGEPVFTYSLGRSLYINLTIRCDADCVFCDRKGEAVVKGHNLKITREPTVQEIISGIKDPKSYDEVVFCGYGEPTIRFDAVKEIGSWVKANGGKTRLNTDGHGSLINKRNIAPELKGVIDTVSISLNSVDPLQYGELMRINGEKNHAAMVDFAREAKKYVPEVVMSVVGIEEVDLEGAKKYVEDVLGVKYRVRPYF from the coding sequence ATGTACATAGATTCCCACGCACATTTATTCTACCCCGATTTTAAGGAAGATATCGAAGACGTTATTCGCCGCGCGGAAGACGCCGGTGTAGCGTTCTTTGTGGTTCCTGCAACTAACGTCGAAACCAGCAAGGAGGCGATTGCGTTGTCCGAGCGGCATGAAAATATTTATGTCTGTGTCGGCATCCATCCGCTGGATATGAACGGGGCGGACGACAACAGCCTCCAGGAAATTGAAAAATTGAGCGAGCACAGAAAAGTCGTGGCGATCGGTGAGATAGGCCTTGATTACTATTACGACACGACGCCGAGGGAAAAGCAGCAGCGGATGTTTAAGGCCCAGATCGAGATCGCGATCCGGCGAAATCTTCCGATCGTCGTGCATACGAGGGATTCGATGGATGATGCCGTATCGATGGCGGCGGAAATGATTCAGGGGAACGAATATTGGAGAAGCCAGCAAGCAACGCCGAACAGCCGCTTCCCCGCTCCGAAAGGGGTCTTTCATTGTTTCTCCGGCGACGCATCGACCGCGCGAAAACTTTTGCGAATGGGATTCCTGGTCTCCTATCCCGGGATCGTGACGTTCAAAAATTCTTCCGCGGCTGAAACCCTGAAGGCGATCGGTTATGACCACATTATGCTCGAGACCGATTCGCCGTACCTCACCCCCGCTCCTCACCGGGGGAAGCGCAATGAACCGATGTACGTTCCTCTCATCGGAAAAAAAGTCGCGGAGGTCTGTTCGGCGACCGAAGCCGACGTTGCCCGCACAACAACGTACAATGCCAAACGCCTTTTTAATATAGGTTCTCTCGGCGAACCGGTGTTCACGTATTCATTGGGGCGCTCCCTCTATATTAACCTGACGATCCGGTGCGATGCCGATTGCGTCTTTTGCGACAGGAAAGGGGAGGCCGTCGTCAAAGGGCACAATTTGAAAATCACCCGCGAGCCGACCGTCCAGGAAATTATTTCCGGCATTAAGGACCCGAAATCCTACGACGAGGTCGTTTTCTGCGGTTACGGAGAGCCGACGATCCGCTTCGATGCGGTAAAAGAGATCGGCTCCTGGGTGAAAGCCAACGGCGGCAAGACTCGTCTCAATACCGACGGCCACGGGAGTTTGATAAACAAAAGAAATATCGCTCCCGAGCTCAAGGGAGTCATTGATACGGTATCGATCAGTCTTAACTCGGTCGATCCGCTTCAATATGGCGAGCTCATGAGGATCAACGGAGAAAAGAATCACGCTGCAATGGTGGATTTTGCACGCGAAGCAAAAAAATACGTCCCCGAGGTCGTGATGAGTGTTGTCGGTATTGAAGAAGTGGACCTTGAAGGGGCGAAGAAATACGTCGAAGATGTTCTTGGCGTTAAATACAGGGTAAGGCCGTATTTTTGA
- the hemC gene encoding hydroxymethylbilane synthase encodes MTSSKNIIIGTRGSDLALWQSTWVAKELRRIHPSITIETTVIKTTGDKILDSPLSKIGDKGLFTKEIESALLERSIDLAVHSLKDVPTNLAEGLAIGAISEREDVRDVFISHPRKKYPSFDAVPKNGSIATGSLRRRSQLLAMRPDLRIIDIRGNLKTRRTKLEESQWDGMLLAKAGVTRLGWGEIISEVLPPTTILPAVGQGALAVEIRKDDAFLASALAPLNDLPTAQSTAGERALLRHLEGGCQIPIGTYGRIESGRFVLDAVVGSIDGKKVVRGTISGDPGDSERLGISLAKDLLHRGADEILKEIRTAGS; translated from the coding sequence ATGACATCCAGCAAGAACATTATCATCGGAACGCGCGGGAGCGACCTCGCTCTCTGGCAATCGACATGGGTCGCGAAAGAGCTCCGGCGGATCCATCCATCGATCACGATCGAGACGACGGTCATCAAAACGACCGGCGACAAGATTCTCGATTCACCTCTTTCGAAGATCGGCGATAAGGGGCTTTTCACGAAGGAAATTGAGAGCGCCCTTCTTGAGAGATCGATCGACCTTGCCGTTCACAGCCTCAAGGACGTTCCGACGAATCTTGCCGAGGGGTTGGCGATCGGAGCAATTTCCGAGCGCGAAGACGTCCGCGATGTCTTCATTTCCCATCCCAGGAAAAAATATCCCTCATTTGACGCCGTGCCGAAAAACGGGTCGATCGCGACCGGCAGCCTTCGCCGAAGGTCCCAGCTGCTCGCCATGCGGCCCGACCTGCGCATCATCGACATTCGCGGAAACTTGAAAACCCGCAGGACGAAACTCGAGGAATCCCAGTGGGACGGCATGCTGCTTGCCAAGGCGGGAGTTACACGGCTCGGATGGGGGGAGATCATTTCTGAGGTGCTGCCGCCGACGACCATTCTTCCGGCGGTCGGCCAGGGGGCTCTTGCGGTCGAAATCCGAAAAGACGACGCATTCCTTGCGTCGGCCCTTGCGCCGTTGAATGATCTTCCAACCGCCCAATCGACCGCCGGAGAGCGGGCGTTGCTCCGGCATCTCGAGGGAGGATGCCAGATTCCGATCGGCACGTACGGAAGAATCGAGTCGGGACGATTCGTTCTTGACGCAGTGGTCGGAAGCATCGACGGGAAAAAGGTCGTCCGCGGAACGATCAGCGGCGACCCCGGCGATTCGGAAAGGCTTGGGATCTCGCTCGCGAAGGATTTGCTTCACAGGGGAGCCGACGAGATCCTGAAGGAAATCAGAACGGCGGGAAGCTGA
- a CDS encoding helix-hairpin-helix domain-containing protein, whose translation MENSIDDGGGKSATMDELDFYRMNPVDVNTASFMELTEIPFLPEAMALKILFLRDSAGSISLSDLVSLPGIDEKIVSRILPFIKFSPAKAPASAAAGGDSIVQASFRSRGLMEIHPPKEFRDGEYLGSPVAAYTRLTLSTPRWSGGVLVDKDAGEPLSAGFVSGYVGLDNGGVLKKFVAGDFTLNSGQGLVYSSPRSSSKGGNVVSQIKEVGRSVVPHLATDEYHYFQGAAAILELYPAALTFFCSRKAVAGTVDSAGSVTSLFTSGLFRSPAEIEKKNALNETAMGGIANVRVGRTSSFGFSILEEQYDKQVALQAPSPFLGRSFSAFGMNADFAFESYALFGEVAGNSFESRNGVAGFIGQLSNRLSLSTQIRSYSDNYVDPHAYGFGEQNGAVNGENGIFLGIAYQASRRLKISMSVDEFGFPSLSGFTRSGDEYVVRCEDEADKTTTFSFQFKNNSKTEEHTIGTAEQTQAKMFEERNQQNIRASCSVSINKWIALAQRVELTTVSYSVSRARENGMLIFTDVNVFPPRSGFTCTSRMVFFETQSYDSRVYEYEDDVRGGYSFPPLYGKGIRWYIIAGWKFLSRLEVTCKYSETFRGEIPGVISDSAGTPAPLDNRVTVQLDVDL comes from the coding sequence ATGGAAAACTCTATCGATGACGGAGGGGGAAAATCCGCCACGATGGATGAATTGGACTTCTATCGGATGAATCCGGTCGATGTCAACACTGCTTCATTTATGGAATTGACCGAGATCCCGTTCCTTCCCGAAGCGATGGCGTTGAAAATACTATTTCTCCGGGATTCTGCGGGAAGCATTTCGTTATCGGATTTGGTGTCACTTCCCGGCATCGATGAAAAAATCGTATCGCGCATATTGCCATTTATTAAATTTTCTCCCGCCAAAGCGCCGGCGAGCGCTGCGGCCGGCGGCGACAGTATCGTCCAAGCATCGTTCCGTTCCCGTGGACTCATGGAAATCCATCCTCCCAAAGAATTCCGCGACGGCGAATATTTAGGAAGCCCCGTTGCAGCGTATACGCGTTTGACGCTCTCCACACCGCGATGGAGCGGGGGAGTGCTTGTCGATAAAGATGCCGGCGAACCGTTGAGCGCCGGTTTCGTCAGCGGATATGTCGGACTCGACAACGGCGGAGTTCTGAAAAAATTTGTTGCCGGCGATTTTACGCTCAACAGCGGGCAGGGCCTGGTCTACTCAAGTCCTCGATCGTCCTCAAAAGGGGGAAATGTTGTGTCCCAGATCAAGGAAGTGGGAAGATCGGTTGTTCCTCACCTTGCCACGGATGAATATCATTACTTCCAGGGAGCCGCTGCGATCTTGGAATTGTATCCGGCTGCATTGACGTTCTTTTGTTCGCGGAAGGCTGTAGCAGGGACCGTTGATTCTGCAGGATCAGTGACGAGCCTCTTTACCTCGGGCCTTTTTCGTTCGCCGGCCGAGATCGAGAAAAAAAATGCGCTGAACGAAACGGCGATGGGGGGCATCGCGAACGTTCGGGTTGGAAGAACAAGCAGTTTCGGATTTTCGATATTGGAAGAGCAATACGACAAACAGGTTGCACTTCAGGCGCCGTCCCCATTTTTGGGCAGAAGCTTTTCTGCTTTCGGCATGAACGCAGATTTTGCTTTTGAGTCCTATGCTCTCTTTGGTGAGGTCGCGGGCAACTCGTTTGAAAGCAGGAACGGCGTTGCCGGCTTCATCGGCCAGTTGTCCAATCGGTTGTCTCTGTCGACTCAAATTCGATCCTATTCTGATAATTATGTCGATCCTCATGCATACGGCTTCGGTGAACAAAACGGTGCTGTCAATGGGGAGAACGGAATCTTCCTGGGGATTGCGTACCAGGCATCCCGCCGGCTTAAAATTTCGATGAGCGTTGATGAATTTGGATTCCCATCACTCTCAGGGTTCACCAGATCGGGGGATGAATATGTCGTTCGATGCGAGGATGAAGCCGATAAAACGACGACCTTCTCCTTCCAATTCAAAAACAACAGTAAAACGGAGGAACACACCATCGGGACTGCGGAGCAAACTCAGGCTAAAATGTTCGAAGAGCGAAACCAGCAGAACATCCGGGCATCGTGTTCCGTTTCGATCAATAAATGGATTGCACTCGCCCAGCGTGTCGAACTGACAACGGTCTCCTATTCCGTTTCACGCGCACGTGAAAACGGGATGCTGATATTCACCGATGTTAATGTGTTTCCGCCCCGTTCCGGCTTTACTTGTACCTCGAGAATGGTATTCTTTGAGACACAGTCGTATGACTCGCGGGTGTACGAATATGAAGATGACGTCCGCGGGGGATATTCTTTTCCTCCGCTTTATGGAAAAGGAATTCGATGGTACATCATCGCCGGATGGAAATTCCTGTCCCGTCTTGAGGTTACTTGTAAATACAGCGAGACTTTCCGGGGGGAAATTCCTGGCGTCATCAGCGATAGCGCCGGAACGCCTGCTCCGCTGGATAATCGCGTGACGGTTCAGTTGGATGTGGACCTGTGA
- the hemA gene encoding glutamyl-tRNA reductase produces the protein MNLIAVGINHRTAPLEVREKLWMSSDEIRKAVADLKGRPFSECFIVSTCNRTELYGMYNSSEGDSENPPDVDDLKDRLIAFKSAGSSVHREHLYHMVSSNAIRHLFKVASGIDSMVIGDIQILSQIKDDFNLASEEKATGPFLHRLLQSTYHVGKRTRTETTITEGAVSVSYAAVELASKIFSDLSKKTALLIGAGETGELTAKHLNGRGIGGLFVANRTRSKADDLVAALGGKAVEFDALQQMLAHVDIVVSSVTSDHYVITKTDVQRAMKERSHKPLFMIDIGVPRNIDPAANNIENVFLHDMDGISAIIDGNLQKRRSEIPRVNEIVLEELTEFTNWFNSLQVNPTIHDLRTHFEQVRQEEVEKNINRFSAEDRELLDLVTRRIVNKLLHLPTTNLKNGNEESDEEKHKKLHIVRSLFGLHKEQMPKE, from the coding sequence ATGAATCTAATTGCTGTAGGAATTAATCACCGCACGGCTCCTCTTGAAGTCCGGGAGAAGCTGTGGATGTCGAGCGATGAAATACGGAAGGCCGTTGCCGACCTGAAAGGCAGACCGTTTTCCGAATGCTTTATCGTCTCCACGTGCAACCGGACGGAGTTGTACGGCATGTATAACTCCTCCGAAGGCGACAGCGAAAATCCCCCCGATGTTGACGACCTTAAAGACCGGCTGATAGCGTTTAAATCCGCCGGCAGTTCCGTCCATCGCGAACATCTGTACCACATGGTGTCGAGCAACGCGATCCGGCATTTGTTCAAAGTGGCATCGGGCATCGACTCGATGGTCATCGGGGATATTCAGATCCTCAGCCAGATCAAGGACGACTTCAACCTCGCCAGCGAAGAGAAGGCGACCGGACCGTTCCTTCACCGCCTCCTGCAATCGACGTACCATGTGGGCAAGCGGACGAGGACAGAAACGACGATCACCGAAGGGGCAGTATCGGTCAGCTATGCGGCGGTGGAACTTGCTAGCAAGATCTTCTCCGACCTCTCGAAAAAGACCGCCCTGCTCATCGGCGCCGGGGAAACCGGCGAATTGACCGCAAAACATCTGAACGGCCGCGGCATCGGCGGATTGTTCGTCGCGAACAGAACACGATCGAAGGCCGATGACCTGGTGGCTGCCCTCGGCGGCAAGGCGGTCGAATTCGATGCTCTCCAGCAAATGCTGGCCCACGTCGACATCGTTGTCTCATCGGTGACAAGCGATCATTATGTCATCACGAAGACCGACGTTCAGCGGGCGATGAAAGAGCGTTCTCATAAACCGCTGTTCATGATCGACATCGGCGTTCCGCGCAACATCGACCCTGCGGCGAACAACATCGAGAACGTTTTCCTGCACGACATGGACGGCATTTCGGCGATCATCGACGGCAATCTGCAAAAAAGGAGGTCCGAAATCCCGAGGGTCAATGAAATCGTCCTTGAGGAGTTGACCGAGTTCACCAACTGGTTTAATTCGCTCCAGGTCAATCCGACGATCCATGATCTGCGGACGCATTTCGAGCAGGTGCGGCAGGAGGAAGTTGAGAAGAACATCAACCGTTTTTCCGCGGAAGACCGGGAGCTGCTTGACCTTGTGACAAGACGGATCGTCAATAAGCTCCTTCATCTCCCGACCACGAATTTGAAAAACGGAAACGAAGAGAGCGACGAAGAAAAGCACAAAAAACTTCATATCGTCCGCTCCCTCTTCGGGCTGCATAAAGAACAGATGCCGAAAGAATGA